A single region of the Xiphias gladius isolate SHS-SW01 ecotype Sanya breed wild chromosome 17, ASM1685928v1, whole genome shotgun sequence genome encodes:
- the smad9 gene encoding mothers against decapentaplegic homolog 9: MNSSTSITSLFSFTSPAVKRLLGWKQGDEEEKWAEKAVDSLVKKLKKKKGAMEELERALSCPGQPSKCVTIPRSLDGRLQVSHRKGLPHVIYCRVWRWPDLQSHHELKALECCEFPFGSKQKDICVNPYHYRRVETPVLPPVLVPRHSEFNPQHSLLAKFRNTSLHNEPLMPQNATYPDSFPPLPCSSFSASPSSSLAQSPTSQSYPNSPNSSAEPGSPYHIAAETPPPPYSMMETSPQEDVKPSNSTGTTKLTFSAPHTDLRPVCYEEPEYWCSIAYYELNNRVGETFHASSRSVLVDGFTDPSNNKNRFCLGLLSNVNRNSTIEHTRRHIGKGLHLYYVGGEVYAECLSDSSIFVQSRNCNFQHGFHATTVCKIPSGCSLKIFNNQLFAQLLAQSVNHGFEVVYELTKMCTIRMSFVKGWGAEYHRQDVTSTPCWIEVHLHGPLQWLDKVLTQMGSPHNPISSVS, translated from the exons ATGAACTCCTCAACATCCATTACATCCCTATTCTCCTTCACCAGCCCGGCGGTGAAGCGCCTGCTCGGCTGGAAACaaggggatgaggaggagaagtggGCAGAAAAGGCTGTGGACTCTCTAGTGAAGAaactaaagaagaagaagggggcGATGGAGGAGTTAGAGAGGGCCCTCAGCTGCCCCGGGCAGCCCA GCAAGTGTGTGACGATTCCTCGGTCGCTGGATGGGAGGCTGCAGGTGTCCCACAGGAAGGGTCTGCCCCACGTCATCTACTGCAGGGTGTGGCGCTGGCCCGACCTGCAGTCCCACCACGAGCTGAAAGCCCTGGAGTGCTGCGAGTTCCCCTTTGGCTCCAAGCAGAAGGACATCTGTGTCAACCCCTACCACTACAGGCGTGTGGAGACTCCAG TGCTGCCACCAGTTCTGGTCCCACGCCACAGCGAGTTCAACCCCCAACACAGTTTACTGGCGAAGTTCAGGAACACCTCTCTGCACAACGAGCCTCTGATGCCGCAGAACGCCACTTACCCGGACTCCTTCCCTCCGCTGCCCTGCTCGTCCTTCTccgcctccccctcctcctccctcgcCCAGTCTCCCACCTCACAGAGTTACCCCAACTCCCCCAACAGCTCCGCAGAGCCTGGCAGTCCGTACCACATTGCAG CTGAGACTCCCCCACCTCCGTACAGCATGATGGAGACGAGCCCTCAAGAGGATGTGAAGCCCAGCAACTCCACGGGAACCACTAAACTTACGTTTTCCGCTCCGCACACAG ATCTGCGGCCCGTTTGCTACGAGGAACCAGAGTACTGGTGCTCCATAGCCTACTACGAGCTCAACAACCGGGTGGGGGAGACTTTCCACGCGTCGTCCCGCAGCGTCCTGGTGGACGGCTTCACGGACCCGTCCAACAACAAGAACCGCTTCTGCCTCGGCCTGCTGTCCAATGTCAACCGCAACTCCACCATCGAACACACTCGCAGGCACATAGGCAAAG GTTTACACCTGTACTATGTCGGTGGCGAGGTGTACGCCGAGTGTCTGAGTGACAGCAGTATCTTCGTCCAGAGTCGCAACTGCAATTTCCAGCACGGCTTCCACGCCACCACCGTGTGCAAGATCCCCAGCGGCTGCAGCCTCAAGATCTTTAACAACCAGCTGTTTGCTCAACTCCTCGCCCAATCGGTCAACCACGGCTTTGAGGTCGTCTATGAGCTCACTAAGATGTGCACCATCCGAATGAGCTTTGTCAAG ggCTGGGGTGCTGAGTATCACCGTCAAGATGTGACCAGCACCCCCTGCTGGATCGAGGTACACCTGCATGGGCCCCTGCAGTGGCTGGACAAGGTCCTCACTCAGATGGGCTCCCCGCACAACCCTATTTCTTCAGTGTCGTAA